The following are encoded together in the Daphnia magna isolate NIES linkage group LG8, ASM2063170v1.1, whole genome shotgun sequence genome:
- the LOC116929238 gene encoding NEDD8-activating enzyme E1 regulatory subunit, with protein MASPSPKSPGQISDKSKKYDRQLRLWGDHGQTALESANVCLINATATGTEILKSLVLPGIGSFTIVDGALVTGEDAGNNFFLDHSKIGKPRAHVATQLLMELNSDVKGDYIEETCDQLLSNNPDFFCSFSVVIATGLTEKSLHSLSSNLWQNNVPLVVSVSYGFIGSIRLQVSELCIIESHPDNLLEDLRLDKPFPGLKEFMDTIKLPEMNHKQFSHTPYLVLLYKALEIWNDRYGPNPPSNYKEKEILRNIIKNELGYGIVEEEDSNSGDEENVAEAIKAVNTALTKTQVPSNVQKILNDDQCIRLKEKNSFWIIARAVKEFVEKEGNGVLPLRGSLPDMTSDSQRYIALQNVYREQASKDAEHVWRHVQTILKERGWAGESVIENDVKLFCRHSSELRMIRGSCLAEELDGKQLPPDVDINQQLEEPDSPWLHYLLLRAVNKFHTENGSFPGYYDDNVETDIAKLKGCFSRLLNDLGCQGGSLSKDDNLHEMCRYGAAELHAVAAFIGGCAAQEVIKLITKQYVPLDNTFIFNSVTSTTATLRL; from the exons ATGGCTTCCCCATCACCCAAGTCACCGGGCCAAATATcagacaaaagtaaaaaatatgaCCGGCAATTAAG GCTTTGGGGGGACCATGGCCAAACTGCATTGGAGAGTGCAAATGTGTGTTTAATTAACGCAACCGCAACAGGGAcggaaattttaaaatctctTGTCTTGCCTGGAATTGGTTCTTTTACGATAGTAGATGGAGCTTTAGTTACTGGTGAAGATGCAGGGAACAA TTTTTTTCTCGATCATTCAAAAATTGGGAAGCCTCGTGCCCATGTGGCAACTCAGTTATTGATGGAGCTCAACTCAGATGTAAAAGGCGACTACATAGAGGAAACCTGTGATCAACTTTTATCGAATAAtccagattttttttgttccttctCAGTCGTGATTGCCACAGGCCTCACCGAAAA GTCGTTGCATTCATTGTCGTCTAATTTGTGGCAAAACAATGTGCCACTTGTCGTATCTGTATCCTATGGGTTCATTGGCTCCATTCGTCTTCAAGTCAGCGAACTCTGCATCATTGAATCCCATCCAGATAATTTGCTGGAAGACCTAAGACTTGACAAGCCATTTCCTGGGTTGAAAGAATTTATGGACACAATCAAGCTACCAGAAATGAATCACAAGCAATTCAGTCACACACCTTATTTGGTGTTATTGTACAAAGCATTAGAAATTTGGAATGATAGGTATGGACCTAATCCACCATCaaattataaagaaaaagagattctCAGAAATATTATTAAAAATG AACTAGGATATGGTATcgtcgaagaagaagacagcAATTCGGGTGACGAGGAAAACGTGGCCGAAGCCATTAAAGCGGTCAACACAGCTCTAACGAAAACCCAAGTTCCATCTAACGTGCAAAAGATCTTGAATGACGACCAGTGTATTCgcctcaaagaaaaaaattccttCTGGATTATTGCTCGCGCCGTGAAAGAATTTGTTGAAAAGGAAGGAAACGGAGTACTTCCTCTACGCGGCTCTCTTCCCGACATGACCTCAGATTCGCAACGCTACATTGCTCTGCAGAATGT ATATCGTGAGCAAGCATCTAAAGATGCTGAGCACGTGTGGCGTCACGTACAAACTATATTGAAGGAACGAGGTTGGGCTGGTGAATCAGTGATCGAGAATGACGTCAAACTCTTTTGCAGACATTCATCTGAATTACGAATGATACGAGGCAGTTGCTTGGCGGAAGAATTGGATGGCAAACAACTTCCTCCAGATGTAGATATCA ACCAGCAGTTGGAGGAACCAGACAGCCCATGGCTTCACTATCTTCTGTTGAGAGCTGTGAACAAATTTCATACAGAAAATGGATCATTTCCTGGTTATTATGACGACAATGTCGAGACTGATATAGCTAAATTAAAG GGCTGTTTCTCTCGTCTTCTAAACGATTTGGGTTGCCAAGGCGGTAGTCTTTCCAAAGACGACAATCTTCATGAAATGTGTCGCTACGGTGCGGCCGAATTGCATGCCGTTGCGGCTTTTATTG GTGGGTGTGCCGCCCAAGAAGTCATCAAGCTCATCACGAAGCAGTACGTTCCGCTGGATAACACTTTTATTTTCAACTCTGTAACTAGCACCACGGCAACGCTACGCTTATAA
- the LOC116929237 gene encoding sodium- and chloride-dependent transporter XTRP3 has translation MANVAQLIRRQSSRELLRVPLDRLELRELQHRLLPAPGDQATAGPALYGTTNAAFVEDGTSPSSSVIQQQHLGSGSSGTSGVPSSAAARNRLTSLDRIDEKEEHNNGASCGAGIITTLDKVDATVGQDPPGVDPSSGDERENWDSKLSFLLATIGYAVGLGNVWRFPYLAQKNGGGAFLIPYAIMLAVEGMPIVFLELAIGQRLRKGAIGVWAQISPYLGGIGIASTVVSFNVALYYNTIIAWCLYYLFQSFQYPLPWSECPKEYFENGSYITNMECKRSSPTQYFWYRETLDISPDINTPQSFNWKITLCLFIAWFLAYLCMAKGIASSGKVVYITATFPYIVLIIFFVRGMTLHGMADGLAHLFTPKWEKLADPVVWLEAGTQIFFSLGLAFGGLIAFSSYNPVSNHCYRDAILVSLTNFFTSMFAAVVIFSVIGFKARMTYENCLETQNQTLGRLFDTTIIGANELASDTVGADGRQLSLVLQEMPVCDLQQELDNTASGTGLAFIICTEAVNQFPLAPLWSVLFFLMLLTLGIDSQFGTLEGVITSIVDLKIFPRVRKEILTASLCGFCCILSIIFTHGAGNYIFTLFDDFSGNVPLLIIAFFECIAVSYFYGLNRFANDIELMTGSRPGIYWMMCWKYLSPLTMMIIVIASFAKIIVEGSGYLAWVAETGTTRHLEWPPWAQVLIAILVLVSALWIPGIAVARMFGCQPLADEPPAWFPAKELREFRKLDVRHEPSTMEKFLFCIHEDGSEGLCCPTSSSSQSKANSP, from the exons ATGGCTAACGTTGCACAACTGATACGTCGTCAGAGCAGTCGTGAGCTTCTCCGAGTACCTCTCGATCGTTTGGAGCTTCGCGAATTACAACATCGACTTCTACCGGCTCCTGGTGACCAAGCCACTGCCGGCCCAGCACTCTACGGAACGACTAACGCTGCCTTTGTTGAAGATGGCACGTCTCCGTCATCATCCGTCATCCAACAACAG CATTTAGGCTCAGGATCGAGTGGAACGTCTGGTGTCCCGTCATCAGCAGCCGCTCGGAATCGTTTGACTAGTTTGGATCGGATCGATGAAAAGGAAGAGCACAACAATGGAGCATCGTGTGGTGCCGGTATTATTACTACTTTGGATAAAGTCGATGCCACTGTAGGTCAGGATCCGCCCGGAGTCGATCCTTCGTCTGGCGATGAACGTGAAAATTGGGACAGCaaactttctttccttctggCTACCATCGGCTACGCTGTCGGTCTCGGAAATGTGTGGAGGTTCCCTTATTTGGCCCAG AAAAATGGCGGAG GTGCTTTCCTTATTCCGTACGCGATCATGTTGGCAGTGGAGGGAATGCCAATTGTATTCCTGGAACTTGCTATCGGTCAGCGTCTCCGCAAAGGAGCTATCGGTGTCTGGGCTCAGATTTCGCCATATCTGGGCGGGATCGGCATCGCTTCCACAGTTGTCTCGTTCAACGTAGCACTTTACTACAACACTATCATCGCTTGGTGTCTGTACTACCTCTTCCAG agtTTTCAATATCCATTGCCCTGGTCGGAATGCCCTAAAGAGTACTTTGAAAATGGATCGTACATCACCAACATGGAGTGTAAAAGAAGCAGCCCTACGCAGTACTTTTGGTATAGAGAAACGCTGGACATATCGCCTGATATCAACACACCTCAGAGTTTCAACTGGAAAATTACCTTGTGCCTATTTATCGCCTGGTTTTTAGCTTACCTGTGCATGGCAAAAG GAATCGCGTCTTCCGGAAAGGTGGTCTACATAACAGCCACGTTTCCGTACATCGTTTTAATCATCTTTTTTGTTCgag gaatgaCGCTGCACGGCATGGCTGACGGATTGGCTCATCTCTTTACTCCAAAG TGGGAAAAACTGGCGGATCCAGTCGTCTGGCTTGAAGCTGGAACACAAATCTTCTTTTCGCTCGGTTTGGCTTTTGGCGGATTAATCGCCTTTTCGTCGTATAATCCAGTCAGCAATCATTGCTACCGCGACGCCATCCTCGTCTCGCTCACCAATTTCTTTACGTCTATGTTTGCAGCAGTTGTCATCTTTTCCGTCATCG GATTCAAAGCGCGGATGACGTACGAGAACTGCCTGGAGACTCAAAATCAAACATTAGGGCGTCTCTTCGATACGACCATCATTGGAGCGAACGAATTGGCTAGTGACACCGTGGGAGCCGACGGACGTCAATTAAGTCTAGTCCTACAGGAGATGCCCGTCTGCGACCTACAGCAAGAACTCGACAAT ACGGCATCAGGCACGGGATTGGCTTTCATCATTTGCACAGAAGCCGTCAATCAGTTCCCGCTGGCTCCCCTCTGGTCGgtcctcttcttcttgatgCTGCTCACGCTCGGTATCGATTCGCAGTTTGGCACACTCGAAGGCGTCATCACGTCCATCGTTGACCTCAAAATCTTCCCACGTGTACGCAAAGAGATACTCACAG cTTCGTTGTGCGGATTCTGCTGCATCCTGTCGATCATTTTCACGCACGGTGCCGGCAATTACATCTTCACCCTGTTCGACGACTTCAGCGGCAATGTTCCTTTGCTCATTATTGCATTTTTCGAGTGTATCGCCGTCTCTTATTTCTACGGTCTCAATCG ATTCGCAAACGATATTGAACTGATGACAGGGTCGCGTCCTGGTATCTACTGGATGATGTGCTGGAAGTATCTTTCCCCGCTAACGATGATGATCATCGTCATTGCCAGTTTTGCTAAAATCATCGTCGAAGGCAGCGGGTATCTGGCGTGGGTGGCTGAAACAGGAACCACCCGCCACCTAGAATGGCCTCCTTGGGCGCAAGTGCTCATTGCCATCTTGGTTTTAGTCTCTGCCCTTTGGATTCCTGGTATTGCAGTCGCTAG